A stretch of the bacterium SCSIO 12827 genome encodes the following:
- a CDS encoding MBL fold metallo-hydrolase, with the protein MMRHKPLTRACLLAVGLAITAGPAAAGAGHNHSIDVAQAKTSEITIGAQPVAGKITMLIGVGGFSGGNVAVLPGPDGLLIVDDKLEAFSEKLTAALKPFGGGTPKFVLNTHWHFDHTGGNKHFAEAVIIAHDNVRKHMAVDQDFKALDKTIPASPPEALPDVTYNDRMTVHFNGEEIQLLHLPGGHTDGDTVVYFKTSNVLHLGDLFFNGMFPFVDVAHGGNALTLARNIRDITGRFPADAKIIPGHGPLATMADLEAYLDMLTSTTMFVQSAVMEGKDLKAIEAQGFPEQWKKWEWPFISQAMWIDLIHQSLN; encoded by the coding sequence ATGATGAGGCATAAGCCCCTCACGCGCGCCTGCCTGCTGGCTGTCGGGCTGGCTATTACCGCCGGGCCCGCCGCGGCCGGAGCAGGGCACAATCACAGCATCGATGTCGCGCAGGCCAAGACTTCGGAAATCACAATCGGCGCCCAACCGGTCGCCGGCAAAATCACCATGCTGATAGGGGTCGGCGGATTTTCCGGCGGCAACGTCGCGGTTCTGCCGGGGCCGGACGGCCTGCTGATCGTCGATGACAAGCTGGAAGCGTTTTCGGAGAAGCTAACGGCAGCGCTCAAGCCGTTCGGCGGCGGGACGCCCAAATTCGTGCTCAACACCCATTGGCATTTCGACCATACGGGCGGCAACAAGCATTTTGCCGAGGCCGTCATCATCGCCCATGACAACGTGCGCAAGCACATGGCCGTGGATCAGGACTTCAAGGCTCTGGACAAGACGATCCCCGCCTCGCCGCCCGAAGCCCTGCCCGACGTCACCTACAACGACCGCATGACGGTTCATTTCAACGGCGAGGAAATCCAGCTTCTCCATCTGCCGGGCGGTCATACGGATGGCGACACTGTGGTCTATTTCAAGACGTCCAACGTCCTGCATCTGGGGGACCTGTTCTTCAACGGCATGTTCCCCTTCGTCGACGTGGCCCATGGCGGCAACGCGCTGACCCTGGCGCGCAACATTCGCGACATCACCGGTCGTTTCCCGGCCGATGCCAAGATCATTCCCGGACACGGCCCCTTGGCGACCATGGCCGACCTCGAGGCCTATCTGGACATGCTGACGTCGACGACAATGTTCGTGCAGAGCGCCGTCATGGAAGGCAAGGACCTGAAGGCCATTGAGGCCCAGGGTTTCCCCGAGCAGTGGAAAAAATGGGAATGGCCGTTCATTTCCCAGGCCATGTGGATCGATCTGATCCATCAGAGCCTCAACTAG
- a CDS encoding sulfoxide reductase heme-binding subunit YedZ, with product MNKEARLNWGLKPLVHAAALSPLVWLVWLGLGGQFGPNPAEFINRYTGDWAIRFLLIALAVTPVRGITGLAVVMRFRRMLGLYAFFYALLHVSSYVVLDQYFAWAAIWQDILKRNYITVGMLGLVILTALAVTSPKAMVKKMGGRNWQRLHKLVYVAAIAAPVHFFMMRKGFQIEPLIYGGIAGLLLAYRAVAWIKMRMRSRAARADVQAA from the coding sequence AGCCCGTCTTAACTGGGGCCTCAAACCCCTGGTCCATGCGGCCGCGCTGAGCCCACTCGTCTGGCTGGTCTGGCTCGGCCTGGGCGGACAGTTCGGGCCCAACCCGGCGGAATTCATCAACCGTTACACGGGCGACTGGGCCATCCGCTTTCTGTTGATCGCCCTTGCCGTGACGCCGGTTCGCGGGATCACGGGGCTGGCCGTGGTCATGCGTTTTCGCCGCATGCTTGGGCTCTATGCGTTCTTCTATGCTCTCCTGCATGTCTCAAGCTACGTGGTGCTCGATCAGTATTTCGCCTGGGCCGCAATCTGGCAGGACATCCTGAAACGCAATTACATCACCGTCGGCATGCTGGGGCTGGTGATCCTGACGGCCCTCGCCGTTACCTCGCCCAAGGCCATGGTCAAGAAGATGGGCGGGCGCAATTGGCAGCGCCTGCACAAGCTGGTCTACGTCGCGGCCATCGCCGCGCCGGTTCATTTCTTTATGATGCGCAAGGGATTCCAGATCGAACCCCTGATCTATGGTGGGATCGCGGGTTTGTTGCTCGCCTATCGCGCCGTTGCCTGGATAAAGATGCGGATGCGGTCGCGCGCCGCCCGGGCGGACGTTCAGGCGGCCTGA